One genomic window of Geodermatophilus sp. DSM 44513 includes the following:
- a CDS encoding ABC transporter ATP-binding protein, whose amino-acid sequence MPTRRDAVVRRGMRHVGRAIVEQPGMFTLALVASSLYGAMTVASAYVLGEVVDRVVLPALADGVTSAGALAVAAAAILGVALLKILGILGRRLFAGVMSFRLQAEYRRRVTGQYLRLPLSWHQRHPTGQLLSNANSDVEAAWFFVAPLPFACGAIVMIGITVAALVATDPLLALVGLVVFPLVFVLNAVYSQAMSPRMQRAQQLRAEVSEIAHESFDAALVVKTLGREDVETRRFTTRAEELRDGLVAVGRVRGLFDPLMEALPNLGTLAVLLIGATRVAEGATDAGDLVSIAYLFTLLALPIRAIGWVLADLPRALAGFDRVTPVLDATGETPHGAHTAVTGTAGAGLGLRGVDYGFEGAARATLSGVTFDVAPGSTVAVVGPTGSGKSTLAGLLVRLVDPATGEVLLDGVDLRALREGEVSAQAAFVPQGTFLFDDTVRGNVTLGADLSDEQVWAALATAAADDFVRRLPDGLDTRVGERGATLSGGQRQRIALARAVVRRPRLLVLDDATSAVDPAVEARILDALRGAERPSTVVVVAYRQATIALADEVVWLEGGRVLARGSHEQLLAEVPGYVALVRAYAQTEVAA is encoded by the coding sequence GTGCCCACCCGCCGAGACGCCGTCGTCCGGCGAGGGATGCGCCACGTCGGGCGCGCGATCGTCGAGCAGCCGGGCATGTTCACCCTCGCCCTCGTCGCCAGCAGCCTCTACGGGGCCATGACCGTCGCCAGCGCCTACGTGCTCGGCGAGGTCGTCGACCGGGTCGTCCTCCCGGCGCTCGCGGACGGCGTCACCTCCGCCGGCGCGCTCGCCGTGGCCGCGGCGGCCATCCTGGGCGTCGCCCTGCTGAAGATCCTCGGCATCCTCGGCCGGCGGCTGTTCGCCGGCGTCATGAGCTTCCGGCTGCAGGCCGAGTACCGCCGCCGGGTCACCGGGCAGTACCTGCGGCTGCCGCTGTCCTGGCACCAGCGCCACCCCACCGGGCAGCTGCTGTCCAACGCCAACTCCGACGTCGAGGCGGCCTGGTTCTTCGTCGCGCCGCTGCCCTTCGCCTGCGGCGCGATCGTCATGATCGGCATCACCGTGGCCGCGCTGGTGGCCACCGACCCGCTGCTGGCCCTCGTCGGCCTGGTGGTCTTCCCGCTGGTGTTCGTGCTCAACGCCGTCTACTCGCAGGCGATGAGCCCGCGCATGCAGCGGGCCCAGCAGCTGCGCGCCGAGGTCAGCGAGATCGCCCACGAGAGCTTCGACGCCGCCCTGGTCGTCAAGACCCTCGGCCGGGAGGACGTCGAGACCCGCCGCTTCACCACCCGCGCCGAGGAGCTGCGCGACGGGCTGGTCGCCGTCGGCCGGGTGCGTGGGCTCTTCGACCCGCTGATGGAGGCGCTGCCCAACCTGGGCACCCTGGCCGTGCTGCTGATCGGCGCCACCCGCGTCGCCGAGGGCGCCACCGACGCCGGCGACCTGGTGTCCATCGCCTACCTGTTCACCCTGCTCGCGCTGCCCATCCGAGCCATCGGCTGGGTGCTGGCCGACCTGCCGCGCGCGCTGGCCGGCTTCGACCGGGTCACGCCGGTCCTGGACGCGACCGGCGAGACGCCGCACGGTGCGCACACGGCGGTCACCGGGACCGCGGGTGCGGGACTGGGCCTGCGCGGCGTCGACTACGGCTTCGAGGGCGCCGCCCGCGCCACGCTGTCCGGCGTCACCTTCGACGTCGCCCCCGGCAGCACGGTCGCCGTCGTCGGGCCCACCGGGTCGGGCAAGTCCACGCTGGCCGGGCTGCTGGTCCGCCTGGTCGACCCGGCCACCGGCGAGGTGCTGCTGGACGGCGTGGACCTGCGGGCGCTGCGGGAGGGCGAGGTCAGCGCCCAGGCGGCGTTCGTCCCGCAGGGCACCTTCCTCTTCGACGACACCGTGCGCGGCAACGTGACCCTCGGCGCGGACCTGTCCGACGAGCAGGTGTGGGCCGCGCTGGCCACCGCGGCGGCCGACGACTTCGTCCGCCGGCTGCCCGACGGGCTGGACACCCGGGTGGGCGAGCGCGGCGCCACGCTGTCCGGCGGGCAGCGGCAGCGCATCGCGCTGGCCCGCGCGGTGGTCCGCCGTCCCCGGCTGCTGGTGCTCGACGACGCCACCAGCGCGGTCGACCCGGCCGTGGAGGCGCGCATCCTCGACGCGCTGCGCGGCGCGGAGCGGCCCTCCACCGTCGTCGTGGTCGCCTACCGGCAGGCCACGATCGCGCTGGCCGACGAGGTCGTGTGGCTGGAGGGCGGCCGGGTGCTGGCCCGCGGCAGCCACGAGCAGCTGCTGGCGGAGGTCCCCGGCTACGTGGCGCTGGTGCGCGCCTACGCGCAGACGGAGGTGGCCGCGTGA
- a CDS encoding ABC transporter ATP-binding protein yields the protein MSAAVAGHREEGAFATLRRGLAMMPEFRRGLPVTFALALVATAGRVVVPIAVQQVIDRGLAGPGGPDADFVRTVVLVCAVVVLLTVVAVYRMNVRLFRTTETALAGLRTRAFRHVHDLSALHQQGQRRGSLVSRVTSDVDQLSTFMQWGGVLGVVSLGQLVVATVVMSVYSWQLTLVVLACFVPLAAAVRFLAARLAVAYGVVRERVGDVLAAVSEAVVGAPTVRAYGIRERTAARLDRAIQRHYRAQVRAQRVTAAVFVSGEFAAAVANVAVVVAGVLLGLDGDITPGTLVAFLFLVTLFVAPVQVATEVLNEGQNAIAGFRRVLDVLETAPDVRDPAVATPGDARELPHAPLGVRFEHVTFRYAPGARPALEDVDLEIAPRRRVAVVGETGSGKTTLAKLVTRLMDPTQGRVLLGDDDAGWVPLDRVAFASLRQRVVMVPQDGFLFDATVAENVRYGRPGIADGDVRTALEELGLGDWVAGLPDGVATRVGQRGESLSAGERQLVAVARAYVADPDLLVLDEATSAVDPATERRLTHALDRLTDGRTTLTIAHRLSTAERADEVLVVDAGRVVQRGTHADLVDAVGPYARLHASWRRSSAGEPAPTA from the coding sequence GTGAGCGCGGCGGTCGCCGGGCACCGCGAGGAGGGCGCGTTCGCCACCCTGCGCCGGGGCCTGGCGATGATGCCGGAGTTCCGCCGCGGCCTGCCGGTCACCTTCGCCCTCGCGCTGGTGGCGACGGCCGGGCGGGTGGTCGTCCCGATCGCCGTCCAGCAGGTGATCGACCGCGGCCTGGCCGGCCCCGGCGGCCCGGACGCGGACTTCGTCCGCACCGTGGTGCTGGTCTGCGCGGTCGTCGTGCTGCTGACCGTCGTCGCCGTGTACCGGATGAACGTGCGGCTGTTCCGGACGACGGAGACCGCGCTGGCCGGCCTGCGCACCCGGGCGTTCCGGCACGTGCACGACCTGTCGGCGCTGCACCAGCAGGGCCAGCGCCGCGGCTCGCTGGTCTCCCGGGTCACCAGCGACGTCGACCAGCTGTCCACCTTCATGCAGTGGGGCGGCGTGCTGGGCGTGGTCAGCCTCGGGCAGCTGGTCGTGGCCACCGTCGTCATGTCCGTCTACTCCTGGCAGCTGACCCTCGTCGTGCTGGCCTGCTTCGTGCCGCTGGCCGCCGCCGTCCGGTTCCTGGCCGCGCGGCTGGCCGTCGCCTACGGCGTCGTGCGCGAGCGGGTCGGCGACGTGCTGGCCGCGGTGTCCGAGGCCGTCGTGGGCGCACCCACGGTGCGCGCCTACGGCATCCGCGAGCGCACCGCCGCCCGCCTGGACCGCGCCATCCAGCGGCACTACCGGGCGCAGGTGCGGGCCCAGCGGGTCACCGCCGCGGTCTTCGTCAGCGGGGAGTTCGCCGCCGCCGTCGCCAACGTCGCCGTGGTCGTCGCCGGCGTCCTGCTCGGCCTGGACGGCGACATCACCCCGGGCACCCTGGTCGCGTTCCTCTTCCTCGTCACGCTGTTCGTCGCGCCGGTGCAGGTCGCCACCGAGGTGCTCAACGAGGGGCAGAACGCCATCGCCGGGTTCCGCCGGGTGCTGGACGTGCTGGAGACCGCACCCGACGTCCGCGACCCCGCCGTCGCCACCCCCGGGGACGCCCGGGAGCTGCCGCACGCGCCGCTCGGGGTGCGCTTCGAGCACGTCACCTTCCGCTACGCGCCCGGCGCGCGTCCCGCCCTGGAGGACGTCGACCTGGAGATCGCGCCGCGCCGCCGGGTGGCGGTCGTGGGCGAGACCGGGTCGGGCAAGACGACCCTCGCCAAGCTGGTCACCCGGCTCATGGACCCCACCCAGGGGCGGGTGCTGCTCGGCGACGACGACGCCGGCTGGGTGCCGCTGGACCGGGTCGCGTTCGCCTCGCTGCGCCAGCGGGTGGTGATGGTGCCCCAGGACGGCTTCCTGTTCGACGCCACCGTCGCCGAGAACGTGCGCTACGGGCGGCCCGGGATCGCCGACGGCGACGTGCGCACCGCCCTGGAGGAGCTGGGCCTGGGCGACTGGGTGGCCGGGCTGCCCGACGGCGTGGCCACCCGGGTCGGCCAGCGCGGGGAGTCGCTGTCGGCGGGGGAGCGGCAGCTGGTCGCCGTCGCCCGCGCCTACGTCGCCGACCCCGACCTGCTGGTGCTCGACGAGGCCACCAGCGCCGTCGACCCGGCCACCGAGCGCCGGCTCACCCACGCCCTCGACCGGCTCACCGACGGGCGGACGACGCTGACCATCGCCCACCGGCTGTCCACCGCTGAGCGGGCCGACGAGGTGCTCGTCGTCGACGCCGGCCGGGTGGTCCAGCGCGGCACGCACGCCGACCTGGTGGACGCCGTCGGCCCCTACGCCCGGCTGCACGCCTCCTGGCGCCGCTCCTCGGCCGGGGAGCCCGCGCCGACGGCCTGA